The DNA sequence GACGGCGTGCGCAAGGCGCTGCGCGCCGATGGCTTCGCGGTCGACTGGGTGCAGGACGGCGACGCGGCGCTCACGGCGCTCGGCGGCGAGACGTACGACCTGCTGCTGCTCGACCTGGGCCTGCCCAAGCGCGACGGCATCGACGTGCTGCGCACGCTGCGCGCGCGCGGCCTGGCGCTGCCGGTGCTGATCGTCACCGCGCGCGATGCGGTCGCCGATCGCGTGAAGGGCCTCGACGCGGGCGCCGACGACTACCTCGTCAAGCCGTTCGATCTCGACGAACTCGGCGCGCGCATGCGCGCGCTGATCCGCCGCCAGGCCGGCCGCAGCGAATCGCTGATTCGCCATGGCCCGCTCACGCTCGATCCGGCGTCTCACCAGGTGACGCTCGACGGCGCGCCCGTCGCGCTGTCCGCGCGGGAATTCGCGCTGCTCGAGGCGCTGCTCGTGCGGCCCGGCGCGGTGCTGTCGAAAAGCCAGCTCGAGGAGAAGATGTACGGCTGGGGCGAAGAGATCGGCAGCAACACGGTCGAGGTCTACATCCATGCGTTGCGCAAGAAGCTCGGCTCGGACCTGATCCGCAACGTGCGCGGCCTCGGCTACATGGTCGTCAAGGAAAGCTGACGCGTGAGGTCGATTCGTCATCAATTGCTGATCTGGCTGCTCGCGATCGTCGTCGCGGGCGTGGGCAGTGCCGGCTGGCTGATCTACCGGCAGGCGCTCGCCGAAGCGAACGAGCTGTTCGACTACCAGCTGCAGGAAATCGCGGCGGCGCTGCCGTCCGAACCGTTCTCGCAGGTGTTCGGCTCGCGCACCAACGGCGACGAAGGCATCGTGATCCAGATCTGGAATCGCAACGGCGTGCTGATGTACTTCTCGCATCCGCGCGCGCCGATCGCGCCGCGCGCGGAGCTCGGCTTCTCGACCGAGCGCACCGATCGCGGCGAATGGCGCGTGTACGGCGCGATCGTCGGCGACAACGTCGTGCAGCTCGCGCAGCCGCTGTCGGTGCGCAACCGGCTCGCCGCGAACGTCGCGCTGCGCACGCTGTGGCCGCTGATCGTGCTGTTGCCGTTCCTCGGTGCGGCGGTCTGGATGATCGTCGGGCGCGGCCTCGCGCCGCTCGGCCGCGTGACGCGCGCGGTGGAGGCGCGCCGCCCGGAAGCGCTCGATCCGCTGCCCGACGCGGGGCTGCCGCTCGAGGTGCAGCCGCTGGTGCGCGCGCTGAACGGGCTGCTCGCGCGGCTGTCGGCCGC is a window from the Burkholderia vietnamiensis LMG 10929 genome containing:
- a CDS encoding response regulator; translation: MRILLVEDDRMIADGVRKALRADGFAVDWVQDGDAALTALGGETYDLLLLDLGLPKRDGIDVLRTLRARGLALPVLIVTARDAVADRVKGLDAGADDYLVKPFDLDELGARMRALIRRQAGRSESLIRHGPLTLDPASHQVTLDGAPVALSAREFALLEALLVRPGAVLSKSQLEEKMYGWGEEIGSNTVEVYIHALRKKLGSDLIRNVRGLGYMVVKES